A single genomic interval of Thermoanaerobacterales bacterium harbors:
- a CDS encoding ABC transporter ATP-binding protein: MPETQDNVLMQLDRVTKSYTMGEVTVDALLETSLSVYRGEVLVILGPSGSGKSTLLNLMGGMDRPTGGSIRFLGKNLSEASDAGLTLYRRRELGFVFQFYNLIPDLTARENVELAANLVEAPLSAVEVLREVGLGDRLDHFPSQLSGGEQQRVSIARAAVKNPRLLLCDEPTGALDRSTGRLILGLLQRINRERGSTVVIVTHNTAIAAMAHRIARMSSGRVVEITVNEKPAPPESIEW, encoded by the coding sequence GTGCCCGAGACGCAGGACAACGTGTTGATGCAACTGGACAGGGTCACCAAGAGCTACACGATGGGCGAGGTCACGGTCGACGCCCTCCTGGAGACATCCCTCTCCGTCTACCGGGGTGAAGTCCTCGTCATCCTGGGACCCAGCGGATCCGGCAAGAGCACCCTGCTCAACCTGATGGGCGGAATGGACCGTCCCACCGGCGGGTCGATCCGCTTCCTGGGGAAAAACCTCTCCGAAGCCTCAGACGCCGGGTTGACCCTCTACCGGCGCCGCGAGCTGGGCTTCGTCTTCCAGTTCTACAACCTCATCCCCGACCTCACGGCCAGGGAGAACGTGGAACTGGCGGCCAACCTCGTAGAGGCCCCGCTCTCCGCCGTCGAGGTCCTCCGCGAAGTCGGGCTGGGGGACAGGCTGGACCACTTCCCCTCCCAGCTCAGCGGCGGCGAGCAGCAGCGGGTCTCGATCGCCCGCGCGGCCGTCAAGAACCCGCGCCTGCTGCTGTGCGACGAGCCCACGGGCGCCCTTGACCGTTCGACCGGCAGGCTGATCCTGGGCCTGCTGCAGCGGATCAACCGGGAGCGGGGGAGCACGGTGGTCATCGTCACCCACAACACGGCCATCGCGGCGATGGCCCACCGCATCGCCCGCATGAGCAGCGGCCGGGTCGTGGAGATCACCGTCAACGAGAAGCCGGCTCCGCCGGAAAGCATTGAGTGGTGA
- a CDS encoding zinc-ribbon domain containing protein: MFENKILTCRDCGAEFVFTASEQEFYAEKGFSNEPGRCPDCRAARKQQRNSFGGGYDRGSREMFKAICAECGAETEVPFRPSGDRPVYCRDCFRQRNGR, translated from the coding sequence ATGTTCGAAAACAAGATCCTGACCTGTCGCGACTGCGGTGCTGAGTTCGTGTTTACTGCTTCTGAGCAGGAGTTCTATGCTGAGAAAGGGTTCAGCAACGAGCCCGGCCGTTGTCCGGATTGTAGAGCCGCCCGTAAACAGCAGAGAAACAGTTTCGGCGGCGGCTATGACCGTGGCTCGCGGGAGATGTTCAAGGCGATTTGCGCCGAATGCGGTGCGGAGACCGAGGTGCCGTTCCGTCCGTCTGGTGATCGCCCCGTCTATTGCCGCGACTGCTTCAGGCAAAGAAACGGTCGTTAA